A region of Ferruginibacter albus DNA encodes the following proteins:
- a CDS encoding VOC family protein — MAIINPYIMFNGNAEEAFGFYKSVFGGEIARIVRFKDLPDDHKAQLNESELNKIMHIALPIGKDNILMANDVPAFMGVVNEKENRSKISVSAESKEEADRIFNGLSEGGEVEAPIGDSPWGSYFGMFRDKYGIEWIIEFDARHNGQK, encoded by the coding sequence ATGGCAATCATCAATCCTTACATCATGTTCAACGGCAATGCCGAAGAAGCATTTGGTTTTTACAAATCGGTATTTGGCGGCGAAATTGCAAGAATAGTTCGCTTTAAAGATCTGCCGGACGATCATAAAGCTCAATTAAATGAGAGTGAGCTTAACAAGATAATGCACATTGCTTTGCCTATCGGGAAAGACAATATATTAATGGCAAATGATGTTCCTGCTTTTATGGGAGTAGTTAATGAAAAGGAGAACAGAAGTAAAATATCCGTTAGCGCAGAAAGCAAGGAAGAAGCTGATAGAATATTTAACGGACTTTCGGAAGGGGGAGAAGTAGAAGCGCCAATAGGAGATAGTCCCTGGGGCTCTTATTTTGGAATGTTCAGAGATAAATATGGTATTGAATGGATCATTGAGTTTGATGCAAGGCATAATGGACAGAAATAA
- a CDS encoding VOC family protein, with amino-acid sequence MKLNHINLVISNVAEAIQFFETYFKFTCTDIKGDNSVAILKDTDDLTLVIMTDKNEIRYPDAFHIGFMLDSEEDVIKIYHTLKNGGIIVGQEPKKIRDSFGFYFNFDAIMIEVGYYYPVGG; translated from the coding sequence ATGAAACTTAATCATATCAATTTAGTTATTTCAAATGTTGCAGAGGCGATACAATTCTTTGAAACCTATTTCAAGTTTACATGCACCGATATAAAAGGCGATAATAGTGTAGCCATTTTAAAAGACACAGATGACCTTACATTGGTGATCATGACTGACAAAAATGAAATAAGATATCCCGATGCCTTTCATATCGGTTTTATGTTGGATAGCGAAGAAGACGTAATAAAGATTTACCACACGTTAAAGAACGGCGGCATTATTGTTGGGCAGGAACCTAAAAAGATACGAGATAGCTTTGGCTTCTATTTTAATTTTGATGCTATTATGATAGAGGTAGGATATTATTATCCTGTTGGGGGTTAA
- a CDS encoding SMI1/KNR4 family protein yields MNFFHLFRRKSHKTIARVEENNIEKIEHIKEKIAYQSDTLLTDVLRYIKSNSLNIGVHLNKPATDIEIETFEDIKMALPDDFKLLYKFSNGFETEHDLFRLIPLEEIIESKLNKNYLANDNSFHFTEYMIYSDMWSVDISKENINDYCIYNKAEDVVYLTNSLAEFLCVFINKGIYDGLYEWREIKQRNNK; encoded by the coding sequence ATGAATTTTTTCCACCTCTTTAGAAGAAAATCCCACAAAACGATTGCCCGTGTTGAAGAGAATAACATCGAAAAAATCGAACACATCAAAGAAAAGATAGCCTATCAGTCAGATACATTACTTACAGACGTATTAAGATATATCAAAAGTAACTCGCTAAACATTGGGGTTCATCTTAACAAGCCGGCTACCGATATTGAAATTGAAACATTTGAAGATATAAAAATGGCATTGCCGGATGATTTTAAGCTTTTGTATAAATTTTCTAATGGCTTTGAAACAGAGCACGACCTGTTCAGGCTTATACCTTTGGAAGAGATCATTGAAAGTAAGTTGAACAAAAACTATCTGGCGAATGACAATTCTTTTCACTTTACAGAGTACATGATATACTCAGACATGTGGAGCGTTGATATAAGCAAAGAAAATATAAATGATTATTGTATTTACAATAAAGCAGAAGATGTTGTTTATCTAACCAATTCACTTGCGGAATTTTTATGCGTATTTATCAATAAAGGAATTTATGATGGGCTTTATGAGTGGAGAGAAATAAAGCAAAGGAATAATAAATAA